In Tenacibaculum sp. 190524A02b, the genomic stretch ACGAAAATCATACTTTTCTAATAGGTTGTTATTTCCATTTTTCAGATTTAAAGAAGTTAAATTATTTCCGTTGATTTCGAATCTTGTAATTTCTTTATTATCAGATAAATCAATGCTTGTTAACCTGTTATTGTGTAGGTATATAGATTTTAATTTAGAATTTTTGGTTAGGTCAATACTTGTTAGCTTATTGTAGGTTAAAATTAAGGAACTTAATTCGGTATTCTTAGATAAATTAATAGTTGTAAGTTCACTATTTTGAATGCTTAAGTTTTTTAAAGCTATATTATAGGATAGGTTTATAGAATTAAATTTGTAGCGGCTTAAACTTAATTTAGTTAGCATTTTATTTTTGGAAAGATCAATCTGATTTATTGGATTGCCGTTTAATTCTAAAGATGTTAGTAAAGTATTTTTCGAAACATCTATGCTGGATAACTTATTAACAGATAAATCTATAGTTTTTAAAGCTATATTTTTCGAAACATCTATGGTTGCTAACTGATGATTAACAATTTTTAAAGAGTTTAGTAAGGTGTTTTTAGATATATCTATATCAGTTAATAAGTGATTATTTGACTGGATATTAACTATACTTAGATGTTTCAACTTTGTGTTTTTTGATAAGTTAATCGTTCTTATTTTAACATCGTGTAGCGATAAACTTTCTAAGTTTATTAAATATTCAATACCTGTTATGTCTGCTATATTTTGATTAAATGTATAAATAGAAGTTATTAATTTAGCTTCCGAAACCTGTATTTCCCCATCATTATTAATATCGCCTTCATCTAACAACGCATCTTTGAAATTAACATCAGGAATATTTATAATGGGGTCTAAAGCAGAAGGATCTAACTTATAAGTTACTACTTTATTTACCCCTCTAGCACCAACTGCTAGTTGATTGCCTTCTCCATTTAAGCTTACAGCACTGCCAAAAATATCAGTATTAGAGCTTCCTTTAATAGTGTTTCCTAGTTGTTTCCATGTGTTGGTCTTTAGTTGAAAAACTTTTACAGCTCCTTCTTTATTAGGGTTTTGTTCTCTACTGATGCCTATAGCTAATAGAGTACCATCATTACTTAAACTAATATCTGCTCCTAAATAATCTTCACTATTTTCTCCATGAATAGTTTGTCCTAACTGATTCCAAGAATTAGTTTTGTTTTGATACACTTTAACACTTCCATCTGCTTTCTTACCTCTATTACCATAAGGAGCACCAATAGCAATGATGGTTCCGTTTTGATTAATAGTAACTTTGGCACCAATTTCTTCTAAGTGCTTTCCATAAATATCTTTTTCTTTCCACCAGTTTCCAGTAACTGCCGATTTAGAGTATATTCTAACTAAACCATTATAATTATTCCAGTCTGGTGTAGGTATTTTATATCCTGGTGCACCAGCCACTAAAATTGTTCCATCTGAAGATAAATCAACTGAAGTTCCTAGTGCAGCTGAAGGACCGGTATTGTCTAAATCGTGTTTTAGTACCCATGAAGATGATTCTAAATTAAACACTCGAACAATTCCTGATCTGATATAACCGTTTACATCTATATTAGGCTGACCTATAGCTAAGGTATTTCCGTCATCACTAATTGCTACACTATATCCAAAAAGAGAGTCTTTGGTATAGCTACTTATATCCTCACCTACTTGCTGCCAAGATCCATTTATATTTCTAAAAACTTTTACTTCCCCTCTTCTAGCATTAGCATCAGTACTTGTGCCTTTATTATAAATAGCGCCAATAGCTATTAAAGAACCATCTGAACTTAGGTCAATACTAGTTCCAAAAGCATCACCATCGTTTTCACCAGTTAAATCATTGCCTATTTGTGTCCAAGTACCAGATATATTTTGGTATATGCGTACCATTCCTTTTCCGTTTTTGGCTGCAATAGCTAATGTATTACCATCTTTGCTATAGTGAACAGCATTTCCAAAAGAAGAATTTGATACATCTTGTATTGTTTTAGGTTCTATCCATTGTGCATGTATAGTTAATGGAATTAAAAACATTAATAAAAAAAAGTAATTATATTTCATTTTGCTCATATTTAGGTTTTAAGGCACAAACCTATACACAGTATCAAAGCAAAAAAACACCCGTTTAGGGTGGTTTTTTGATACAATTAAAATTGTAAGTTGATTTAAGTGTTAAAAAGTTAAAAGCTATAAGCACATTTTTCTTAAATAAAACATGTAATAAGAAATAGACTGATGTTGATTTTCAATTCTATCTACTAGAGTTTTATTTTGTAAAATGTATGTAAAAGTATATTGAATATCAATACGCTTTTTTGTTTTCCTTAACATAAAATTCGTTAAAATTTCCCATCTTTGTTGTCATGCAAATATATCCTATAGAAACAGGTAACTTTAAATTAGATGGTGGAGCCATGTTTGGTGTTGTTCCAAAATCTATTTGGCAAAAGACAAATCCAGCTGATACTAAGAATATGATTGACATGAGTGTGCGTTGTATGCTTATTGAAGATGGAGATCGATTGATGCTTGTTGATACAGGGTTAGGTAATAAACAATCCGATAAGTTTTTTGGTTATTATTATTTGTATGGTGATTTTTCTTTAGATACTTCTTTGGCTAAGCATGGATTCCATCGAGATGATATTACGGATGTTTTTTTGACACATTTACATTTTGACCACTGTGGAGGTGTAATTCAATGGAATAAAGATAGAACAGGGTATATGCCTGCGTTTAAAAATGCCAAAGTATGGAGCAATGAACGTCATTGGGATTGGGCTGTAAACCCCAACCCAAGAGAAAAAGCCTCTTTTTTAAAGGAAAATATTTTACCAATAGAAGAAAATGGTCAATTAAACTTTGTACATAGAAATACAAAAGATCAAGTTGGTTTTGATGTCATTTTTGTAGATGGACATACAGAAAAACAAATGCTTCCTAAAATAGAATACAAAGGGAAAACCATTGTTTTTATGGCAGATTTACTACCAACAGTTGGTCATATACCACTTCCTTATGTAATGGGGTATGATACTAGACCTTTACTTACAATAAAAGAAAAACAAGTTTTTTTAAACGAAGCAGCTGATAAAGAGTTTTACCTATTTTTAGAGCATGATGCACATAATGAATTATGCACAGTGAAACATACTGAAAAAGGCGTTCGTTTGAAAGAGAGCTATAAATTTACAGACATTTTTAATTAAGATAGATATTTATGAGAGTTTTGAAACCCGTATTTTATTCGGCAATGGCGGTTACAACTTTAGTTGGTTGTTCGTCAATTCACAAGTTACCTGTACCTGCGGGTAGTAATGCAGTAGTTAATATTTCAGCAAAAAAAGCAGCGTTAACAGATGTAGAAAAAGATAACTGGCAGCATTTAGATTTAGCAACAGATTCTATTCCAGGAATGAGTGTTGACAAAGCCTATAAGTTTTTAGAAGGTAAAAAAGGAGTTGAAGTTGTTGTAGGTGTTGTTGATAGTGGTACAGATTTAAAACATGAAGATTTAGTAGATGTTGCTTGGATTAATAAAAATGAAATAGCGGGTAATGGAATTGATGATGATAAAAATGGATATGTTGATGATATCAATGGATGGAATTTCCTTGGTAAATCATATACAGAACATTTAGAATATGAGCGTATTTTAATGTATCCAACTGTAGCTGATGCTGAAACCTTATCGGAAGTTAAAGCGTATCAAGAAAATAAAATTAATGAGGCTAAGAAAACGAAAGATAGATATGCTAATTTAGTGGTTGGATGTGAAAGTTCTGATAAAGCTTTAACGAAGTATTTTGGAAAACCTGATTATACTTTAAAAGAAATTCAAGCAATTAATAGTCAGGATGCTGATTTGCAAAAGGCAATTGGGTTTGCTGGGCAAATGTTAGGATATTTTTCTGATTTTAAAGAAGCTAAAGAATATTTTGAAAACGGTATCAAGAAAGCAGATAAAACGATTAATGGAGATAACTTAAAAACTGATTACAGAACTGTAGTTGGTGATAACGCTTATGATATTAAAGATAAGCCTGGTTATGGAGACGGAAATACTGGACATTCAGAAAAAGATGAAGCTCACGGATCTCACGTTTCTGGTATTATAGGAGCAACTAGAAGTAACGGAAAAGGAATGAATGGTGTAGCTAATAATGTTAAAATTATGGCAGTTCGTTCAGTATCTGATGGAGATGAGTATGATAAAGACGTAGCTTTAGGTATTCGTTATGCGGTAGATAATGGAGCAAAAATCATCAATACTAGTTTTGGTAAACCTTTCTCACCAAATAAGGAATGGGTTTATGATGCAATCAAATATGCAGCTAAAAAAGATGTGTTAATTGTAAATGCAGCTGGAAATGATGGGAAAAATATTGATGTTGAAAAATCATTCCCAAATGATGCTCCAGATTTAGTAAATGAAATTTCTGATAACTTCTTAACAGTTGGAGCAATGAGCTCAAACTATAATGAAAAGTTACCAGCTAGTTTTTCTAACTATGGTAAAAAGAATGTAGATGTTTTTGCGCCAGGAGTTCAAGTACATTCTACTACTCCAGATAATGAGTATAAAAAGTTTAGTGGTACTTCAATGGCTGCACCTTCAACTGCAGGTGTAGCAGCTTTAATCCGTTCTTATTATCCACAATTATCTGCGAGTCAAGTAAAGCACATTTTAATGAATTCAGGAACTAAAATTAATTTAAGTGTGGTAAAGCCAGGTTCTCAATCTGCTCAAAACCCAACAGGAGAATTAGTTTCTTTTTCTGAATTATCAGTTTCAGGACGTGTAGTTAATGCGTATAATGCATTAAGAATGGCAGATAGAATGGTGAACGGAAGAAAATAATTTATTGATTATTAAGTATATTTGAAAAGAGCATTTGTTTAAAAAATGCTCTTTTTTATTAAATAAAGGAGAATGAAAAAAATAATTTTAGGGGTTTCATTACTATCGATGTTTGCTTGCGCATCCGCTAATCAACAACAAACAACACCCACTTTACAAACAAAGCAAGCCGTTACCAATACTTATTGGCAACAACACGCAAACTATACTATGGATATTGATGTGAATGTAAAAACATATCAATATAAAGGGAAACAAAAGATAGTCTATACCAATAATTCGCCTGATGCTTTAGATAAAGTATTTTATCATTTATACTTCAATGCTTTTCAACCAAACTCTCAAATGGACGTTCGTTCAAGAAATATTGAAGATCCAGATAAAAGAGTTGGAGATAGAATTAGTAAGTTGTCATCTTCTGAAATAGGATATATTAACGTAAAGTCTCTAAAACAGAACGGGGCAGAAGTAAAGTATGAAACAGTTGGAACTATTTTAGAGGTAACTTTAAATACACCTATTCAATCAGGAGAAAGTGTAACGTTTGATATGGTTTTTGATGCACAAGTACCAAAGCAGATTCGTCGTTCTGGAAGAAATAGTGCAGAAGGTGTAGCATTGTCAATGACACAATGGTACCCAAAAATGGCAGAATATGATTTTGAAGGTTGGCATACACCTCCGTATTTAGGACGAGAGTTTCATGGAGTTTGGGGAGATTTTGATGTAACGATTCATATAGATAAGAATTATACAGTTGGAGGATCAGGATATTTACAAAATCCACAAGAAATAGGACATGGTTATGAAAAAGAAAATGAGCCTTTAAATCTTCCTAAAGGAGATAAGTTAAGTTGGCATTTTAAAGCACCAAATGTTCATGACTTTACTTGGGCTGCAGATGCCAATTATGAACATGATAAGCTTGTTATGGATAATGGTATTGAGTTACATTTTTTATACAAGAATGATTTAGATAGAGAGTACCTAGCTAACTGGAAACAATTACCAGGTAAAACTGCTGAGTTAATGGAATACTTTAGTAAGCATGTAGGACCGTATCCATATAAACAATACTCAGTTATTCAAGGGGGAGATGGAGGTATGGAATATGCGATGTGTACGTTAATTACAGGAAAACGTAAATGGGGCAGTTTAATTGGTGTTACCGCTCATGAATTAGCACATACTTGGTTTCAGTTTTTATTAGCTACTAATGAAACCAAACATCCATGGATGGACGAAGGATTTACTACGTATATTTCGAATAAATCAGTAGATGAAATTTTAAATAAAGGAAAAGAAAATCCAAATGAAGGTGCGTATAAGTATTATAATTATGTTGTTGGAAATAATATGGAAGAACCTTTGTCTACACATGCAGATAGATACCATACGAACATGGCATATGGAATGGGAAGTTATTCTAAAGGATGCATATTTTTAACACAATTAGAGTACGTTATTGGTAAAGAAAACGTAGCTAAAAC encodes the following:
- a CDS encoding MBL fold metallo-hydrolase, whose protein sequence is MQIYPIETGNFKLDGGAMFGVVPKSIWQKTNPADTKNMIDMSVRCMLIEDGDRLMLVDTGLGNKQSDKFFGYYYLYGDFSLDTSLAKHGFHRDDITDVFLTHLHFDHCGGVIQWNKDRTGYMPAFKNAKVWSNERHWDWAVNPNPREKASFLKENILPIEENGQLNFVHRNTKDQVGFDVIFVDGHTEKQMLPKIEYKGKTIVFMADLLPTVGHIPLPYVMGYDTRPLLTIKEKQVFLNEAADKEFYLFLEHDAHNELCTVKHTEKGVRLKESYKFTDIFN
- a CDS encoding S8 family peptidase; amino-acid sequence: MRVLKPVFYSAMAVTTLVGCSSIHKLPVPAGSNAVVNISAKKAALTDVEKDNWQHLDLATDSIPGMSVDKAYKFLEGKKGVEVVVGVVDSGTDLKHEDLVDVAWINKNEIAGNGIDDDKNGYVDDINGWNFLGKSYTEHLEYERILMYPTVADAETLSEVKAYQENKINEAKKTKDRYANLVVGCESSDKALTKYFGKPDYTLKEIQAINSQDADLQKAIGFAGQMLGYFSDFKEAKEYFENGIKKADKTINGDNLKTDYRTVVGDNAYDIKDKPGYGDGNTGHSEKDEAHGSHVSGIIGATRSNGKGMNGVANNVKIMAVRSVSDGDEYDKDVALGIRYAVDNGAKIINTSFGKPFSPNKEWVYDAIKYAAKKDVLIVNAAGNDGKNIDVEKSFPNDAPDLVNEISDNFLTVGAMSSNYNEKLPASFSNYGKKNVDVFAPGVQVHSTTPDNEYKKFSGTSMAAPSTAGVAALIRSYYPQLSASQVKHILMNSGTKINLSVVKPGSQSAQNPTGELVSFSELSVSGRVVNAYNALRMADRMVNGRK
- a CDS encoding T9SS type A sorting domain-containing protein, which translates into the protein MKYNYFFLLMFLIPLTIHAQWIEPKTIQDVSNSSFGNAVHYSKDGNTLAIAAKNGKGMVRIYQNISGTWTQIGNDLTGENDGDAFGTSIDLSSDGSLIAIGAIYNKGTSTDANARRGEVKVFRNINGSWQQVGEDISSYTKDSLFGYSVAISDDGNTLAIGQPNIDVNGYIRSGIVRVFNLESSSWVLKHDLDNTGPSAALGTSVDLSSDGTILVAGAPGYKIPTPDWNNYNGLVRIYSKSAVTGNWWKEKDIYGKHLEEIGAKVTINQNGTIIAIGAPYGNRGKKADGSVKVYQNKTNSWNQLGQTIHGENSEDYLGADISLSNDGTLLAIGISREQNPNKEGAVKVFQLKTNTWKQLGNTIKGSSNTDIFGSAVSLNGEGNQLAVGARGVNKVVTYKLDPSALDPIINIPDVNFKDALLDEGDINNDGEIQVSEAKLITSIYTFNQNIADITGIEYLINLESLSLHDVKIRTINLSKNTKLKHLSIVNIQSNNHLLTDIDISKNTLLNSLKIVNHQLATIDVSKNIALKTIDLSVNKLSSIDVSKNTLLTSLELNGNPINQIDLSKNKMLTKLSLSRYKFNSINLSYNIALKNLSIQNSELTTINLSKNTELSSLILTYNKLTSIDLTKNSKLKSIYLHNNRLTSIDLSDNKEITRFEINGNNLTSLNLKNGNNNLLEKYDFRQNPNLTCIQVDNKTYSDANWSHKKDATAIYSENCATASIEELDKHSFSIYPNPAKQKIEIQIKEAVKNISIYNILGKKVQQDNHKQININKLKSGIYLLKIHTTSGKVGFKKFVKE
- a CDS encoding M1 family metallopeptidase, with the protein product MKKIILGVSLLSMFACASANQQQTTPTLQTKQAVTNTYWQQHANYTMDIDVNVKTYQYKGKQKIVYTNNSPDALDKVFYHLYFNAFQPNSQMDVRSRNIEDPDKRVGDRISKLSSSEIGYINVKSLKQNGAEVKYETVGTILEVTLNTPIQSGESVTFDMVFDAQVPKQIRRSGRNSAEGVALSMTQWYPKMAEYDFEGWHTPPYLGREFHGVWGDFDVTIHIDKNYTVGGSGYLQNPQEIGHGYEKENEPLNLPKGDKLSWHFKAPNVHDFTWAADANYEHDKLVMDNGIELHFLYKNDLDREYLANWKQLPGKTAELMEYFSKHVGPYPYKQYSVIQGGDGGMEYAMCTLITGKRKWGSLIGVTAHELAHTWFQFLLATNETKHPWMDEGFTTYISNKSVDEILNKGKENPNEGAYKYYNYVVGNNMEEPLSTHADRYHTNMAYGMGSYSKGCIFLTQLEYVIGKENVAKTLKKYYDDFVFKHPTPNDVKRTAEKVSGIQLDWYLNEWTQTTHTIDYGIKSVNGKEITLERIGKMPMPIDVEVTYTDGSKEMFNIPLRMMRGEKPTKAIIIEDWTFAHPTYSFKVSKAIKSVEIDPSKLMADVNMKNNTFSK